The Phragmites australis chromosome 1, lpPhrAust1.1, whole genome shotgun sequence genomic interval TCTCTCTTATCCTGGCCTATCAAATACATGTAACTCCAAAAAGAAACCCATTTGCTTGTCTACATCCACTATTGCAATTTGGTACTTTGGGTGCAAATATACGATCTTATCCTAGCTCATCGGATACAGTCTTTGCATCCACTCATACAGACTGACCTATTTATTAGTGTAAAAAATTATCTTTACGTGAGTAATTAATTATAATCTTAACTTTTATATCCGTTCATGTGGTTTCAGATTCagtcaactaaacagaaaattagTTCAACCATCttcttttaataaatatgattccGTTTAGCCTGCCTCCTTAAATTACTTATTAGAtatagttttacaaaattttataaaaaaccaAATATACTCATAAATTCGCTCAAACTGTTTCCACTTAAAACTGCATATTCGGTGGATATCGGTCCATGCGGGAAACACCAGCAAATCACACCCTTGTTCCGTCGTTGGCACTGCACCTCACCCTCGACAGGCGGCTGCTTTGGGGGATAACCAAAGTCAAACCCAATCTTCCTGAGCATGGTGCAGTGACCGATCTAAAAAATTTAGTAGTTGTCGAGGATACAACGTCCCTATCCATCTCACACATTCCTCCTTCGGCCTCGGGCGCGCCGGTTCCCCAGGATCGTACCCGCGATGCGGCGGCGGGGCCAATGCTTTCCCCTCCTCTGCCTCTCCGTCGCCCTCCTCgctgccgccggcgctcttctccccggcgtcgccgtcgccgaggGCGTCACTGTCACGCCCTCCGAGGCCCACCGGCTCCGCGACGAGGTAGGACCCGCCCCTCAGATCCGCCGCTCCTAACCCCTGAACCTGCAGCTAGTTTCCATAACTCCGAGCGAATCGAGGATACTGAGTCGTAGTTTGGATTTAGCGAATTTGTTAGTGGTGAGGGTCGTGGTGTTCGATTTCAAGCGTGCAGGTGGCAGTCTGCTTGCTTACCGAGCTGATTTTGTAGATGACCTGAAGTGAACGGTGAAGTTGCTCAACTAGCaatgttgtgattttttttgaaatttgcatCTATACTACCAATCTAGAGCTGGTACCCAATAACACCATCACTCTTTGCCCCCTTCTATCTATACCATCACACTTCCAAAATCTTTCCATCCATACCACCAAAATCACCTTCACCCCTCTCAGAATGTTAACGTCGTTTATTTGGTGCCAAAATGCCCACCTGTTTGTCTCTCCTGTTTGTCGTTTTCTCTGCACCTCCACCTCCGTCGCTGCCGCCTCCATTATCTCCTGCTGTCGCCCACCAATCAGACCACCGGCCACAAATCGGAGCGCCGGCCCTTATCCGACCGCCTCCCCCTACTCGATTCATCTCTGACCTGACGCCAAGCCGACGCCGCTCAGTCCAGCCAATGACAGCCTTGTCTATGCCCCCACCATGCAGCCCACATCGCCGGATGCTTGCGAACAGAGGCGGCAAAGGGAAGAACTCACTGTGACCTTGGGAGGATGGCGCCTGGCTGCGAGTGCAGAGGTCAAGATTCCTCCCCAAATGCATCTGAGCAGTGGGTCATAGATGAAATCGTTTAACTGCTGGACTCGAATTCCTCATCTACCTAGTTCTTTGATGGTtgttaagcataattaattGGCCTATCAAAAGTGCTCAAGAGAAATCCATGGAAAGATCGACGGGTTAACTTGGTATGGCTGCTGGCTTGCACGAGAACTTGGCATTGGTGTGCTTGTGGATCTCGTAGTGGGCGCGCCGCGTCTCGAGCGAGCGGCTCTCACGACTACCATGGAGGCTGCTCTGGAGCTCGTCGCCTTCCCCACCGTCGAGCTCCTGACTTCCCCTTGCCCCGAGTGCTTCGCTGTGGCTGCAGTGGAGCTCGTCGGTGTTGATGGCCACTCCGGCAGTAGTTCACAGGGGCATTTTGGTCTCCATGGCTCGTCCAAGCAATGGAAGTGGACGGAAGCAAACATATGGTGGTATGAACGAAAGAAATTTGAAGAGGTAATGGTATAGATGAAAGGGAGCAAAAGGTAATGGTATTTTTTGGGTACCACCCTTGGTTTGATGGTATAGGTGATTCCAGAACTTTTTTTGAGTAGTATTGGTTGAATTCTCTATGGAAAGTTCATTTTGTCAGTAAAGATGGTTATAGCCTGTAATAGGTTAGTTCGTTTGGGTGTTACCTGATTTTGCTATTACATCTGCTCAGCATggttttcatttttcttttagaTTCTGCTAAAGATGATGTAATTCCGTTATCTATTAATGGAATCCAGGGTGTCCCGTATGAAAAAAAGCGAGCTGATTTTGTAATTTGCTGAAAGATTGGGCGGATGCTTTAGCTTTTTAGTTTAGTTAGATACGTTTTTACTACTTGGGGCATTTGGTCTGCATATATCTGATGTAAGTTTTGTTATTTCGGTTAATGTACATTTGCTTAGGTGAGTTAGATTATTACATGATTGTTAGATTATGCTTGCAGGTGTGTGCCTGAGTTACATATGTTTCAACTCCAGGCTTATTTGAGTAGGTGTGTCAGTTGCATACTTACATGTGTTTCACTTCACTCCAGCCTTATTCGAGTTTAAAAAAGTACCACCTTTGAGTTTTGGATGCAGTATGTGTGACTCGCACTGACTGGCCTTAAGAATTAAGATTAGGCTACCATAACAGAGCTAACTCGTGTATCTTAGAACTTGAAGCAATTCCTGATTGATATTGAATCGTGATCCCAAGTTTCGATGAAGATCTTGAGGCTGGGCTGAAATATGAATCCACAGTATAGCTCAATTTCCATGAGGAGCTGAGACCAGTACAGTTCTCTGAGACGAGTTTTCCTGGGAACTACCTGTGTCTATATCTTCCATGCCACTCTTTTACTGCAGCAAGATAACATCATGTGTCAACTGATCATGTTCATAATCTTGTCTCGGATTGACTAATAAAAGTGGGAATAACTTTTCGAGTTTCCAAATGGCATAAGAACAAGCTAGCATTGTTGTTGAAGCCCTCTCTTGAccgcattttttttttatcttttatgtaGGTGAAAGATATGTTCTATCATGCATTTGATGGGTACATGCAGTATGCTTTCCCACTTGATGAACTGCGACCTCTAAGTTGCCAAGGTGAAGACTCCCTTGGTGGTTATGCACTTACTCTTgtaagaaattaagaaattgaTTATTCATGCATATTTCTTAACATTCGTCACCTTCATGGATTTATCATCATTTCATGAGCATTTACTTCATCATACAGATAGACTCCTTGGATACCTTGGCTTTACTGGGGGATACGGAGAGATTTGGTTTTGCTGTGGAGTGGGTTGGTAAGAATGTCCGCTTTGATATTGTAAGTAAACATGTGTAACATTTAGTGATTTTGGTTTTACTAGTTGGAAATCTTAATGAATATTCACCATGGTCTACTAACAATTACTGGATTTAGTCTTATTTTTATGGATGGTAGTTGGTAGATGCTGAATTACAAAAATTGTGCACCCATTAAAAATTTCTGATTGGCGGAAAAATAGTCAACTGCTACCTGATAAAGTCATCACTTATATTAATATGTGATGTACTTCACGTATAGGTTGGAACAATTTACAACTTAGCATTTAAGAACCTAATGGATTCTCTGAGAGATGTCAAATATTGCCTTTGGGCAGCTTCGTGCTAATAACCTAATGGTGTAACTTGCAAGACTATTTTACTATTATTCATTATGGTTGTTAATACTTGGTCACTAGTCTTGTGGATTATTTATGGTCTAATACCATTGCTTCATATATAATGAGAAAAGTAGGTAGGTGCCATCGCATTATTTGtaagattttcttttttagacCTATTTGCAAGATtcaccaattttttttgttactgTGTGTAGATAGGTCATTATATTTGGGCTTTCTGCTTCTAGTTAGTGTACCTGTTTTACTCGTTTAAAGGTTGGCTATGCAGGCCAGAATGTTTTTTTTACTACAACATTTGCAGCCTGTTTATTAACACCTTATATTTGCTTACAGTTTATGCTATTTGAGTAATCATGTTTCATTTCCTCTCTGCGTATGCAGAACAAAACTGTCTCAGTTTTCGAAACCAACATACGCATCCTTGGGGGTTTGCTGTCAGCTCACTTGATTGCAAGTGATTATGCTACCGTAAGTTTGTTTAAtcctatgtgtgtgtgtgttttttttttgccttctcTTATCTCTTTTACTTATATCGTGATAATCTCTATTCACTGTTTGCATTATTCCTGATCTTGAGCATCAGTAGTTGTTTTTAGTTCAGATTAATTACTACAGTAAATTAAGAATGCTTCTTGGACAGCACAGTTTTTGAAGTTTATTATTGTTCAAGTGTTCCAATACTTATTTTACCTTCTCATTGACAGGGCATGAGAATCCAATCTTATGATGATCAGCTACTTCATTTAGCTCTTGACTTAGCTCAGAGGTTGTTGCCTGCATTTGACACTCCTACAGGTTCGTTACTTTTTCTATTTGTATCTTTGCTGCATggaatatattatatattgtgTCAGACATTTGGTTGCCTCTTTCTTTTCATGACTTTTCATGTAAAAGAACTCTTTTTACTGGTTGGGGATTGGTACTAGACCTAATTGCAAGAAAAATCATGTTCTACCCTAGCGATTCACACAGAAGCACACATGTGTGAACACACCCACATACGCATGGTCACATTTGCACAGTGATAATAAAAATGACAATATCTCTTGAGGATTCCTTTTTTTTGGAAAGCACTTTTTTAATCAGGATTGCAGAGTGAAAAACGGCACTGATTAATGGTTTTTTCATATCTCAATAGTTAATCTCACTATTGCTTTACTGCTTCAGTGAACGTTGCTGTGGGAGAAAAAGTTTCTCTAGGAAAGCCAGTTTGCAAAATGCAAATTACAAAAATCTTCATTCTAGTGAATTTGCTTGCAGTGGAACCATTTTGGTACTCCTTACTCTGGAGCACAAGTGCTGtttgttttttgatatcatagATAAAACTATGTGCTAATTTGGCCCCCTGCATTACTTTGTTGAAATTTTCCATTGCCTCACAGTCAACTTGAAAATGCCTTCATCACCTTTTCAGCATCATATTGTGCTTGTAGTTTCCTATGTTCTGTCTGACAAGTGCAGTTTATGTTGCAGGTATTCCATTTGGATCTGTTAATTTATTGTATGGAGTTGATGAAAATGAAAGCAAGGTAAGCTTCTTTCATACTCCCTTTACTGTTTGTAGAGCTTTCCAAACAGAAACAGGTCCGGGCACCTATTAATAATGTAGAACCTGTTAATATGAGAGGAGAAGAGGATGAATGTCAGGTTATATTGAACAGCCCCAGTGGGGCATATATGTAGTACATGAGACACACCCCAAATCCTAGACTATAGCACAATGACTATTTTACCCTTAACAGAACCTTGAATATTCCACTGATTTTGGCATATTGGTGACATGTATAATCATCTATCTTAGTTTTTTCAATTTCTTCTGGTCATAATAAGTATCACCCCATCAATCTTGTCTAACTTTCCACATTCATGTTTCCTTACTCACCCCATCAATCTTGCCTAATTTTCCATATTCGTTCTTGGTTACTCACCCCATCAATCTTGCCTATTTTTCTACATTCATTCTTGGTTACTCAGTACAAGCAGTCTTTTGAAACTTGAGAAATATTGTACTTGGCTATTTAGTGGACATAAACAGTCTTGAGATTCACTGCTGACACTCTGGATGTTACTCCAGATAACATCAACAGCTGGTGGTGGTACTTTGACATTGGAATTCGGTGTCTTGAGTCGCTTGACTAATAATACTGGTGAGTATTAGCATAATAGCATTATAAAATCATTATTGTACTGTTTTATTGAAGACCTTGCGCTGTACATTTTCTAAATGACTGATGGCTACCATATTCTTCTATGAAATTCCCGCCATTTCTTATTACCTGGATTCAGCGCAATAATCATGTTTGATTATGctgtttagttattgttgatttATCCACATGAACTGAGCTTAGCTCGGTTGGTTGAGGGCGTGGATGTACGCCTAGACCACCTAGGTTCTAGTTCTCTTCAACGCGGATTTGGGTccttatttcttctttttacAATGCCACTAGTTCCTCTTAGACCTGATCAGGGGTAGCCTGGCCTAACATACCTGACCCGGCCCGAAAAAGCCTAACCCGACCAGTGTATGGGTTAGGCTTGGGCTTCAAAAACAGGCCTGCAGTTCCTTTCGGGCTGGACTTGGGCTTTAAAAACAGGCCTGAAACCTTAAAAAACCCATTAAAACCCGAGCTTGGCTCGAAAAAAACCAATGCCAGGCCGGGCTCGGGCTTAGAAACCCAGCCCGGTGTCGGGCTCGGGCTTGCGGTTTTCCAGTCAGGCTTTTCAAAGCCCGGTTTGGCCCACCGTTTGAACAGGTCTAGTTCCTTCTAGGTTGGTCGACTTTTTTTTTAgacccttttccttttttttcatattgtATTATCGCTCTGGTCCTGTGAACCTTTGTACAGATTACACTGttattatattaataatattattcaGTAGGGTCATGCCCTTCTGTTCTCAAAAATAGGAGATGGCCTCTGAACAATGATATTACTACTCAGTATTGGTTTTTTATATCATTCTTTGTTAAATTTGCTGCTTCTGTCGTGGCAGTTTTTGAGCAAGTTGCAAAAAACTCAGTACGTGGAATATGGGCACGCAGGTCAAAACTCAACCTTGTTGGTGCCCATATAAATGTCTTTACTGGTGAATGGACACAGAAGGTATTAACCGCTGCCCTCTCAGTGTTGGTTTTCCAACTCCTTGGTACAATAAACTATCTCATGACATTAGTGGAGCCATGCAGCATACTGTCAAGTATAAATATCATGTCGACACAGTGGCTTTTAGTTCGTTTTATTAAGTTGACATATGATTCATAACCTCAGTGGACTTGAAATATGTTTGCTTTGCCATGTATGAAAGAGGTCCAATTTTGCTTCCTGTGTTGAGAACAGTAGGAGAGTTGCCTTCTGTgaatatattaattatatagATAGTTTATGTACAACAAGTGTCAGCTCTACAAGACCAAAATACAAGGGCGAGCAAGGTTCACATGACCTGACTACAAAACCTGATGGAATTTACTAATATCAAACCTGATGGAATTTACTACATCAAACTTGATCTTCACTGCAATGCTTTGTTTTTGAGCTTATTGAACATCATGAACTATTGTTAGTGAAAGTTCCCCTCATTGCAGGATGCAGGAATTGGCACAAGCATTGATTCATTCTATGAATATCTTCTAAAGGTAGGAAGCTACCACTTTGATGATGTTCATATTTGTACATTctataacagtaaatcttgttttttttaaagaaaaatgagCTGTAGATCATAGGAAGTATTCAGAATATAGCCATACTGGCAATGTGACAAAATGAGGAATTACAACACGTGTCCTTAAAACTTGTGGTTTATGTTCAAGTAAGTCCATGAATTTGAGACTTCCGTATGACCGTATTATAGCAACAAGCTTGTTTAAGTGATCACCACAGCAGGTGCGCATAGCACAGTGTGTCCTTAAACAAGTCTGTGACTACATGTGCAGATGTCAGGTTCGTTGACTTACTTGAACATAGCACGCAAGTTTAAGGACCTACAGCGCAATTCACTCTAAAATGAGCCTTCCagattatattttataaattatccttgatctataattttttctaGAGCATCAACAGAACCATTCTCATCATATGCTGGTTCTTTTTATTGggcttttttttattatgtgtTTTAACATCTATTTTGTGTGTCAACACACAACAGGCACATTTATTGTTTGGAGATGAAGAATACTTGTATATGTTTCAACAGGCGTACAAGGCTGCCATGCACTATCTCCATCACGATCCTTGGTAAAAAACGTGTTCAATACAGCGTTGAATTACAGTTACCTGTCATTATTTGAGGACATCTAGGTAGTTCACAAGGATCTTTTGTTTAGAGGTTAAGGTCAGAAATGAATATTTCTTGAGTAATATTCATGAACAAACTAATATGGATCAAGTTCATTTGTGTTTCTCTATAACATAAAGCAGGTGTATAAGCGCAACTACAGATACTCGTTAATGTTTATTTAGCACTGTGGTGATGATCAGATAAGGGTGTGTTCGGTTCCCTGAATTTCTTCCATCCTGACCCAGCTCATGCGTACAATCTTGAAAAACAAGTTGTTTGGTTAGCTGCATTTACTGTTGGTTCTTGCATCCGCAAATGCAAAAATACGGCAGGCATCTTGGCTGGAGTGCGACTTCACTGTGCCACCTCGCCGATGGGGAAGCGCCTACGTCTCGGGCTTGAGATTGACCGAGGACATCGaggaggacccaccgaaggctGCGCGGCGGCGGGAGCATGTCGGAGACGGGTGAAGCCGAAATCGAGCGGTTGTAAGGTCTTCATGGCGTGGGCTCGCTGGGGGCAGGCACGCGAGGAGAGGGTGACGTCGTAGGCATTAGTGGGTCACCATGGAGCTCGGGAAGGCCGTGGATAGACCGGAGCGGCGTCGAAGCGGCTCGGAGGCGGCGGACTCCAATTGCGGAAGCAGGGGAGACTGCCGTGGACAGCTCTCCACGGTGCGTCGCAGGGGCAGTTGGTGGTTCGAGCAGACTCCTGTGACCTCCAGGATGGTGTCAGCGTGAGCAATCGGGCGGCGGTGGCCTGTAACGGCGTGGTGATGACATGCGacgtcggagggggaggtgcaACGGCACAAGCTTTTCTCGGTGCATCGCAGCAGCAACCAATGCTTGGGGGGGCTCCATGGTGTCTTGGAGATGGTGAGGCCAAGAGGAAGCAGTCGAAGCTTCGCCGGAGAGACGGGTCAACAGAGAGGGACGGCAGCGGGAGCATGGCGTTAGCGCCAGAGGAGATGGATGGCTCCTTTTGCGATTGAGCACAGCGGAGGGTGAGTGAGGTACTTTAAGAACAGACGCGCGCGGTGGCACCGGTTTCCGCTGGAGATGAAGGGGACAGCATGCGCGGTGTTGGAGGGGCGGGTGGTGCACGGTGCTGCAAGGCTGAACGGGAGTCGGGCCGgggcaaaagaaaaaggagtcGGATCATAATGTCCTTTGTTGTTATTTTTTGTGAAGAAATGGTATGTTTAGTgtgaaaaaatatgatatgttcATGCACAAAATGCGGCCAACCAATCACCTTCTCAACACATTGAACCTCCATACAGCCTTAGATTCGACCTACCAATCACAGGCTCGGCTCAGCTCAGCTTGCATCCGCAATTGCAGCCAACCAAATACTCTTCTTTTACAGAATACGGACTCCCTTAGCCCGCTTCCCCTCATCCAAGATATACGCTGCAGCTCTATGAAACCTCATGCAAACAACCAAACGCACCCTAATTCTACTTTGCTAGTTACTTTTGAAGTTTTTCTACTGCTTTCCGTTCAACTTTCAAATAAGAATTTAAAATACCCATCCCAGGTACGTGGAGGTAAATATGAATTCTGGTGCTACTGTTTGGCCACTATTCAATAGTCTGCAGGCATTCTGGCCAGGACTTCAGGTTTGGATTACTCATATATCAGAAAGATATACTGCAGCTCTGCAACCCATATTCTAGATGATTGCTTATGCTTCTTAGATTTAAGGTTTTAGCTGGAGATGTTGATCCTGCTATTCGAACACATGCTGCCTTCTTCAGCGTCTGGAAAAAATATGGATTCACCCCAGAAGGGTTTAATCTTGCTACATCCACTGTTCAGgtaatgaaacaaatttttttcctCAAACCTTGGGAAGGATGCACTGTAAGCCTTGAACTTAAAATTGGAACTATCAACCTCAATCTTTCAAATTTAGCTAAAAAGACAAATAAGGCCCCAAAATTTTGTGAAAGGATAATTTTGACTTCTTCAAACTTGCATTGATCCCACCATTTCCAATATTTCATAGAATGGACAAAGGAGCTATCCGCTACGGCCTGAGTTGATTGAAAGCACATATTGGTTGTTCAAGGCTACCAGAGATCATAGGTGTGTCTTTCTTTACAAGGCAAagatatattttttccttttcgaAAACAGTTTAATATTCTAGGTAGCTTACTGGTAAAAGGAAACAGAGAATTTGCTCTAAAGTGTGTGGGCTGATGCTTAGGGACCTctggtgcaatttttttaaagaagacAAATGACTATTTTCATATTAGGAGGGGAATAAAGTAACTGATTAAGGTTTTTAGCACTTCCAATACCAGTTCATTCGGCTGCTGTTTGTCACTTCTTGTTAACTGGAGAGTTCTTCGAGGGATTCCTTTGGTAGCATTGATAGTTGAACCATTTGATTTTCAGGTACAACAGCAAAATATAACTTCACTCATGAAAAATTTGCAGGACATAATACTTTTAACTGATATTGGCGAGATTTGATACTAATTCCATTTAATTTTATTCTGCTAGccccttcaaaaaaaaaatttctgcTTGTTTGACTTATACTTTTGTACCCTAGCTTAACGTTTTAGCTTTAATATTAATCGCAGGTACCTTGATGTTGGGAGGGACATACTAGCAAGCCTTCAATATGGTGCTAAATGTCCTTGTGGCTACTGCCACATATCAGATGTGGAAACCCACAAGCAGGATGACCACATGGAGAGTTTTTTCCTTGCAGAAACAGTGAGTATCTCACAGCAAACGATTCcaatttattcttttttttatacagTGTTGGTATGCCCACTGTGTTTTTCATATCATGACTGCGTGAGACATCCAGTGAGGAACTCAAGACCAATTAGATCATATTTTAAAATGCATGACCATAGTCATGGTTGTTTTCTTCACATTTTCCATAAATGCATATTAGTCTCTGTTGTGCATAAAGACCTCAAATTATTGCCAATTGTAATATAGTCGTACGCTCCTATTGCTGCAAAAATATCTCCAGgtttacataattgcaacataaCTCCCATGCCCCCTCTTTTATATGCAAGTGACCCTACCATCAAGCTTTCGTTAATCACCAAAAGAGTATTTCCAAGTTAAAGAAAACACAAAATAGtctatttttttgggcaaaTGACCCCACTACCAAGTTTTTGTTAATTATCTGCCAGTGTGGTTGTTTCGTCCAAAATTCTATAGGTATTTGGTGACCAAAAAATTACCCTCCATTTTTATTTGTGTTCCAATTGCTTCGTGAAAAATTGCATTCTGAATCCAATAAATACCTGACAAATTGGAATATTCTCAATAAATTGAAGCCCCTACACTTCGTACTTGAATGAAATCCCAGCTGAGAACAATTGCATTTCAAATTCAAGCAAACCCCTGTTAATCTAAACAAAGCCAATGAATTGAAACCGTCCCACAATATTTCTTCACTCTTGACAATGCTTACTTACCACACCATCTTCCCTTGTTTCTCCGCTCTCCTCCAAACTATAATCAATCTAATTGCCACAATGCAGAACGGTCAACACCCATAGCC includes:
- the LOC133921791 gene encoding alpha-mannosidase I MNS4 isoform X1, with the protein product MRRRGQCFPLLCLSVALLAAAGALLPGVAVAEGVTVTPSEAHRLRDEVKDMFYHAFDGYMQYAFPLDELRPLSCQGEDSLGGYALTLIDSLDTLALLGDTERFGFAVEWVGKNVRFDINKTVSVFETNIRILGGLLSAHLIASDYATGMRIQSYDDQLLHLALDLAQRLLPAFDTPTGIPFGSVNLLYGVDENESKITSTAGGGTLTLEFGVLSRLTNNTVFEQVAKNSVRGIWARRSKLNLVGAHINVFTGEWTQKDAGIGTSIDSFYEYLLKAHLLFGDEEYLYMFQQAYKAAMHYLHHDPWYVEVNMNSGATVWPLFNSLQAFWPGLQVLAGDVDPAIRTHAAFFSVWKKYGFTPEGFNLATSTVQNGQRSYPLRPELIESTYWLFKATRDHRYLDVGRDILASLQYGAKCPCGYCHISDVETHKQDDHMESFFLAETVKYLWLLFDLAAGPDNIVENGPYKYIFSTEGHLFPVTPEIALVDEHCSYFGAFCDGSAGHGYGTSASSTKYQNANYTQFDGSRTPSSEYSVSDILFTTRGYIKGVCPRLTHAQKLGISYSDEEGNFIEQNSESHENPDESAVVSSVQAQSSSLILISHPVASQSDEALKSRSRSQDLANIVATADSESIMTDYTGGSLGGNTIELTEDTGSISEQTEDTDEEIAPQDFQQNEDTS
- the LOC133921791 gene encoding alpha-mannosidase I MNS4 isoform X2, with translation MFYHAFDGYMQYAFPLDELRPLSCQGEDSLGGYALTLIDSLDTLALLGDTERFGFAVEWVGKNVRFDINKTVSVFETNIRILGGLLSAHLIASDYATGMRIQSYDDQLLHLALDLAQRLLPAFDTPTGIPFGSVNLLYGVDENESKITSTAGGGTLTLEFGVLSRLTNNTVFEQVAKNSVRGIWARRSKLNLVGAHINVFTGEWTQKDAGIGTSIDSFYEYLLKAHLLFGDEEYLYMFQQAYKAAMHYLHHDPWYVEVNMNSGATVWPLFNSLQAFWPGLQVLAGDVDPAIRTHAAFFSVWKKYGFTPEGFNLATSTVQNGQRSYPLRPELIESTYWLFKATRDHRYLDVGRDILASLQYGAKCPCGYCHISDVETHKQDDHMESFFLAETVKYLWLLFDLAAGPDNIVENGPYKYIFSTEGHLFPVTPEIALVDEHCSYFGAFCDGSAGHGYGTSASSTKYQNANYTQFDGSRTPSSEYSVSDILFTTRGYIKGVCPRLTHAQKLGISYSDEEGNFIEQNSESHENPDESAVVSSVQAQSSSLILISHPVASQSDEALKSRSRSQDLANIVATADSESIMTDYTGGSLGGNTIELTEDTGSISEQTEDTDEEIAPQDFQQNEDTS